In one Motacilla alba alba isolate MOTALB_02 chromosome 7, Motacilla_alba_V1.0_pri, whole genome shotgun sequence genomic region, the following are encoded:
- the MMADHC gene encoding cobalamin trafficking protein CblD isoform X2: MANVLCNRARLVTYLPGFYSLLRRVGNAKAFSTAGSSGSDEPHVAAAPPDLCPRTVWPDELMGPFGPQDQRFQLPGNMGFGCHLHGTGSAGAAPAPSLPALLAEPSGSERHELVLAQCMHEAQGSDGAQKQQINSAETYFERAKVECAVQACPELLRKELQPLFPAVTSWCLTVLRVTQRSQHDLSVWVAGDVLWPSRTNSGCPQSLVVPMCRAAAAVPRGEAPAPDGAQGHPEEPAAHEGGCEGMSHGRAGQSLVVPNLWLSPRAELQPLFPAVTLST, from the exons gTGCTCTGTAACAGAGCAAGATTGGTCACCTACCTGCCAGGCTTTTACTCCTTGCTCCGAAGAGTTGGGAACGCCAAGGCTTTTTCCACTGCAGGATCCTCTGGCTCGGATGAGCCTCACGTGGCTGCTGCACCTCCTGATTTAT GTCCCAGGACGGTGTGGCCGGACGAGCTGATGGGTCCCTTCGGGCCGCAGGACCAGCGCTTCCAGCTGCCGGGGAACATGGGCTTCGGCTGCCACCTGCACGGCACGGGCAGCGccggcgccgcgcccgccccgaGCCTGCCCGCGCTGCTGGCGGAGCCGTCGGGCAGCGAGCGGCACGAGCTGGTGCTGGCGCAGTGCATGCACGAGGCCCAG GGCTCTGATGGTGCCCAGAAGCAGCAGATCAACAGTGCTGAAACCTACTTTGAGCGAGCCAAGGTGGAGTGTGCCGTGCAAGCCTGtcctgagctgctgagaaaaG agctgcagccgcTGTTCCCAGCAGTGACCTCCTGGTGCCTGACGGTGCTCAGGGTCACCCAGAGGAGCCAGCACGACCTGAGCGTGTGGGTGGCTGGGGATGTCCTGTGGCCCAGCAGGACAAACTCTGGTTGTCCCCAATCTCTGGTTGTCCCcatgtgcagagctgcagctgctgttcccagagGTGAAGCCCCAGCTCCTGATGGTGCTCAGGGTCAcccagaggagccagcagcacatgAGGGTGGCTGTGAGGGGATGTCccatggcagagcaggacaatctcTGGTTGTCCCCAATCTCTGGTTGTCCCCacgtgcagagctgcagccgcTGTTCCCAGCGGTGACCCTCAGCACCTGA
- the MMADHC gene encoding cobalamin trafficking protein CblD isoform X1 produces the protein MANVLCNRARLVTYLPGFYSLLRRVGNAKAFSTAGSSGSDEPHVAAAPPDLCPRTVWPDELMGPFGPQDQRFQLPGNMGFGCHLHGTGSAGAAPAPSLPALLAEPSGSERHELVLAQCMHEAQGSDGAQKQQINSAETYFERAKVECAVQACPELLRKELQPLFPEVKPQLLTVLTVTQRSQHDMSVWSHEVEQEREVLLENFINGAKEICYALSSEGYWADFIDPSSGLAFFGPYSNNTLLETDERYRHLGFAVDDLGCCKVIRHNLWGTHVVVGSIFTNAEPDSPIMRKLSGN, from the exons gTGCTCTGTAACAGAGCAAGATTGGTCACCTACCTGCCAGGCTTTTACTCCTTGCTCCGAAGAGTTGGGAACGCCAAGGCTTTTTCCACTGCAGGATCCTCTGGCTCGGATGAGCCTCACGTGGCTGCTGCACCTCCTGATTTAT GTCCCAGGACGGTGTGGCCGGACGAGCTGATGGGTCCCTTCGGGCCGCAGGACCAGCGCTTCCAGCTGCCGGGGAACATGGGCTTCGGCTGCCACCTGCACGGCACGGGCAGCGccggcgccgcgcccgccccgaGCCTGCCCGCGCTGCTGGCGGAGCCGTCGGGCAGCGAGCGGCACGAGCTGGTGCTGGCGCAGTGCATGCACGAGGCCCAG GGCTCTGATGGTGCCCAGAAGCAGCAGATCAACAGTGCTGAAACCTACTTTGAGCGAGCCAAGGTGGAGTGTGCCGTGCAAGCCTGtcctgagctgctgagaaaaG agctgcagccgcTGTTCCCCGAGGTGAAGCCCCAGCTGCTGACGGTGCTCACGGTCACGCAGAGGAGCCAGCACGACATGAGCGTGTGGAGCCACGaggtggagcaggagagggaggtgctgctggagaac TTCATCAATGGTGCCAAGGAGATCTGCTATGCACTTTCTTCTGAGGGCTACTGGGCTGATTTCATTGACCCATCCTCAGGACTGGCA ttttttGGGCCTTACTCCAACAACACCCTGCTGGAGACCGACGAGCGCTACCGGCACCTGGGCTTTGCCGTGGATGACCTGGGCTGCTGCAAGGTGATCAGGCACAACCTCTGGGGCACCCACGTGGTggtgggcagcatcttcacCAACGCCGAGCCCGACAGCCCCATCATGAGGAAACTCAGTGGCAactga